Proteins encoded within one genomic window of Paracoccus sp. MA:
- a CDS encoding TetR/AcrR family transcriptional regulator, giving the protein MARTRAADFEEKQRGLLDKAAEVFADLGMEKASMAQIAAHSQVSKALLYHYYPSKDALIFAIIITHLEELDAAIEDADDPGLPPQQRLRRLVGTLLDRYRGADNQHKVQLNATPALADDQKAEILGVERRIVKRFAAVLREINPALDDPQRPLLTPVTMSLFGMMNWVYMWFRDGGRITREDYADVATTLILEGIKAVR; this is encoded by the coding sequence ATGGCTCGGACACGGGCAGCGGATTTCGAGGAAAAGCAGCGCGGCCTGTTGGACAAGGCGGCCGAGGTCTTTGCCGATCTGGGCATGGAAAAGGCGTCCATGGCGCAGATCGCCGCGCATAGCCAGGTCTCCAAGGCCCTGCTTTACCATTATTATCCCAGCAAGGATGCGCTGATCTTCGCCATCATCATCACCCATCTGGAAGAGCTCGACGCCGCCATCGAGGATGCCGACGACCCCGGCCTGCCGCCGCAGCAGCGCCTGCGCCGGCTGGTGGGCACGCTGCTGGACCGCTATCGCGGGGCGGACAACCAGCACAAGGTTCAGCTGAACGCCACCCCGGCCCTGGCCGACGACCAGAAGGCCGAGATCCTGGGCGTCGAGCGGCGCATCGTGAAGCGCTTCGCCGCGGTCCTGCGCGAGATCAACCCGGCGCTGGACGATCCGCAGCGCCCGCTGCTGACCCCGGTCACCATGTCGCTGTTCGGGATGATGAACTGGGTCTATATGTGGTTCCGCGACGGCGGCCGCATCACCCGCGAGGATTACGCCGACGTGGCGACGACGCTGATCCTGGAGGGGATCAAGGCGGTGCGGTAA
- the paaE gene encoding 1,2-phenylacetyl-CoA epoxidase subunit PaaE, with product MARFHPLKVIDVKRETRDAVVVTLAPRDEDRALFDFTQGQYLTFRRDFDGEELRRSYSICAGKDEGALRVGIKRVDGGAFSTWANENLAPGDEIEAMPPMGKFFTPLDPGAEKQYLGFAAGSGITPVLSIIKTVLAREPRAQFTLVYANRQINTIMFREELEDLKNQHLGRFSVIHVLEQEGQEIDLFTGRIDAGKMTALFQHWLDAEAVDTAFICGPEPMMLTVAASLRDHGLRDDQIKFELFASSQPGRAKARAVSREAVKAGEGVAATVTLDGATRNFQMPRQGETILEAALANSMDAPYSCKAGVCSTCRCKVLEGEVEMAVNHALEDYEVRAGYVLSCQAYPVSDRVVVTYDE from the coding sequence ATGGCACGCTTCCACCCGCTGAAGGTCATCGACGTGAAGCGCGAGACGCGCGACGCGGTGGTCGTCACCCTTGCCCCCCGCGACGAGGATCGCGCGCTGTTCGATTTCACCCAGGGGCAATACCTGACCTTTCGCCGCGACTTCGACGGCGAGGAGCTGCGCCGCAGCTATTCGATCTGCGCCGGCAAGGACGAGGGCGCGCTACGCGTCGGCATCAAGCGCGTCGATGGCGGCGCCTTCAGCACCTGGGCGAACGAGAATCTGGCGCCCGGCGACGAGATCGAGGCGATGCCGCCGATGGGCAAGTTCTTCACCCCGCTCGATCCCGGGGCGGAAAAGCAGTATCTGGGCTTCGCCGCCGGTTCGGGCATCACGCCGGTGCTGTCGATCATCAAGACCGTGCTGGCGCGCGAGCCGCGGGCGCAGTTCACGCTGGTCTATGCCAACCGCCAGATCAACACGATCATGTTCCGCGAGGAGCTGGAGGATCTGAAGAACCAGCATCTGGGCCGCTTCTCGGTCATCCATGTGCTGGAGCAGGAGGGGCAGGAGATCGACCTGTTCACCGGCCGCATCGACGCGGGCAAGATGACGGCGCTGTTCCAGCACTGGCTGGATGCCGAGGCCGTGGACACCGCCTTCATCTGCGGGCCCGAGCCGATGATGCTGACCGTGGCGGCATCCTTGCGCGACCACGGGCTGCGCGACGATCAGATCAAGTTCGAGCTCTTCGCCTCCAGCCAGCCGGGCCGGGCCAAGGCCCGCGCCGTCTCGCGCGAGGCGGTCAAGGCGGGCGAGGGCGTTGCCGCCACGGTGACGCTGGACGGCGCCACGCGCAATTTCCAGATGCCGCGTCAGGGCGAGACGATCCTGGAGGCGGCCTTGGCCAACAGCATGGACGCGCCCTATTCCTGCAAGGCGGGCGTCTGCTCGACCTGCCGCTGCAAGGTGCTGGAAGGCGAGGTCGAGATGGCGGTGAACCACGCGCTGGAGGATTACGAGGTCCGCGCCGGCTATGTGCTGAGCTGCCAGGCCTATCCGGTCAGCGACCGCGTGGTCGTCACCTATGACGAATGA
- the paaK gene encoding phenylacetate--CoA ligase PaaK — MHPLAPEKKELDPIEIASRDEIEALQFHRMKRSLKHAFENSPFYRNRFIEHDVHPEDLKSLADIAKFPFTVKQDLRDTYPFGMFAVPQSKLVRIHGSSGTTGKPTVVGYTQADIDHWANLIARSIRAAGGRPGDILHNAYGYGLFTGGLGAHYGAERLGCTVVPISGGMTERQVTLIHDFKPRIIMVTPSYMLSILDEFRRQGLDPRESSLQIGIFGAEPWTNAMREEIEEAFGMHAVDIYGLSEVMGPGVAMECVETKDGLHIWEDHFYPEIIDPVTGEVLPDGELGELVFTTLTKEGLPMVRYRTRDLTRLLPGTARSMRRIEKITGRSDDMIILRGVNVFPTQIEEQILKCRGLAPHFQIELTRSGRMDSMIVHVECTPEMTDEAARAHSAKELAHHIKSVVGVSTRIEVRDPNALARSEGKAKRVLDNRPKT; from the coding sequence ATGCATCCACTGGCGCCGGAAAAGAAGGAGCTGGACCCGATCGAGATCGCATCGCGCGACGAGATCGAGGCCCTGCAGTTCCACCGCATGAAGCGGTCGCTGAAGCACGCCTTCGAAAATTCGCCCTTCTACCGCAACCGCTTCATCGAGCATGACGTCCATCCCGAGGACCTCAAATCGCTCGCGGACATCGCGAAATTCCCCTTCACGGTAAAGCAGGACCTGCGCGACACCTATCCTTTCGGCATGTTCGCCGTTCCGCAGTCCAAGCTGGTGCGCATCCACGGCTCGTCCGGCACCACCGGCAAGCCGACCGTGGTGGGCTATACCCAGGCCGATATCGACCATTGGGCGAACCTGATCGCGCGCTCGATCCGCGCCGCCGGCGGGCGGCCGGGCGACATCCTGCACAATGCCTATGGCTACGGGCTGTTCACCGGCGGCCTCGGCGCGCATTACGGGGCCGAGCGGCTGGGCTGCACCGTGGTGCCGATCTCGGGCGGCATGACCGAGCGGCAGGTGACGCTGATCCACGACTTCAAGCCGCGCATCATCATGGTGACGCCCAGCTACATGCTGTCGATCCTGGACGAGTTCCGCCGCCAGGGCCTCGATCCGCGCGAATCCTCGCTGCAGATCGGCATCTTCGGCGCCGAGCCCTGGACCAACGCCATGCGCGAGGAAATCGAAGAGGCCTTCGGCATGCATGCCGTCGACATCTACGGCCTCTCCGAGGTCATGGGCCCCGGCGTCGCCATGGAATGCGTCGAGACCAAGGACGGGCTGCATATCTGGGAGGACCATTTCTACCCGGAAATCATCGACCCGGTGACCGGCGAGGTGCTGCCGGATGGCGAGCTGGGCGAGCTGGTCTTCACCACGCTGACCAAGGAAGGGCTGCCGATGGTGCGCTACCGCACCCGCGACCTGACCCGGCTGCTGCCCGGCACCGCGCGTTCCATGCGCCGGATCGAGAAGATCACCGGCCGCAGCGACGACATGATCATCCTGCGCGGCGTCAACGTCTTCCCGACCCAGATCGAGGAGCAGATCCTGAAATGCCGGGGCCTCGCGCCGCATTTCCAGATCGAGTTGACCCGCTCGGGCCGCATGGATTCGATGATCGTGCATGTCGAATGCACCCCCGAGATGACCGACGAGGCCGCCCGCGCCCATTCCGCCAAGGAGCTGGCGCATCACATCAAGAGCGTGGTCGGCGTCTCGACCCGGATCGAGGTCAGGGATCCGAATGCCCTTGCCCGTTCGGAAGGCAAGGCCAAGCGGGTGCTTGACAACCGGCCCAAGACATGA
- the paaN gene encoding phenylacetic acid degradation protein PaaN, translating into MTEFFDRHRPLLDAALEALHCRAFWTPFPEIPSGKLYGETAREDGQAGFEALRNAAFELPGHPNQRQLGGEVSPFGGALGITYPAADAPTLIAAAQAAAPGLAAAGAEARVGVCLESLVRLNRISFLMGHATMHTTGQAFAMAFQAGGPHAQDRGLEAVAMAWDEMTRFAPQARWEKPQGKAAPIVLEKHWTIVPAGLSLAIGCNTFPTWNSYSGIFASLATGNPVIVKPHPAAILPLALTVRVLREVLAEAGLPADSVLLAVDERGAEITQDLATHPAVRLIDYTGSGAFGDWLRGHATQAQLFTEEAGVNTVTIAATDDFAGMCANLAFSLALYSGQMCTAPQNIYVPEGGIDTDQGHKSCDEVGLTLAAAIDALLADPARAAGICGAIANPATLERVQQARGLGRVLRDSAPLGQGRTATPLLLALRDGDPACERECFGPIAFVVAVKDADTAIARAADLARRQGAITAALYDRDEARIARAARAFAAAGVNLSVNLTGNIYVNQSAAFSDFHVTGANPAGNASLTDTAFVASRFRRAMWRRPAAA; encoded by the coding sequence GTGACAGAATTTTTCGACCGCCATCGGCCGCTGCTGGACGCCGCGCTGGAGGCGCTGCATTGCCGTGCCTTCTGGACCCCGTTTCCCGAGATTCCAAGCGGCAAGCTCTATGGCGAAACCGCCCGCGAGGACGGTCAGGCCGGGTTCGAGGCGCTGCGCAATGCCGCTTTCGAGCTGCCGGGCCACCCGAATCAGCGGCAGCTGGGCGGCGAGGTCTCTCCTTTTGGCGGCGCCTTGGGGATCACCTATCCGGCCGCCGATGCCCCGACGCTGATCGCGGCCGCGCAGGCGGCGGCGCCGGGACTGGCGGCGGCCGGCGCCGAGGCGCGGGTGGGTGTCTGCCTGGAATCGCTGGTCCGGCTCAACCGCATCAGCTTCCTGATGGGCCATGCCACCATGCACACCACGGGGCAGGCCTTCGCCATGGCCTTCCAGGCGGGCGGGCCGCATGCGCAGGACCGCGGGCTCGAGGCCGTGGCCATGGCCTGGGACGAGATGACCCGATTCGCCCCGCAGGCGCGCTGGGAAAAGCCGCAGGGCAAGGCGGCGCCGATCGTGCTGGAAAAGCACTGGACCATCGTGCCGGCCGGCCTGTCGCTGGCCATCGGCTGCAACACCTTCCCGACCTGGAACTCTTATTCCGGGATCTTCGCCAGCCTTGCCACCGGCAACCCGGTGATCGTCAAGCCGCATCCCGCCGCCATCCTGCCGCTGGCGCTGACCGTCCGCGTGCTGCGCGAGGTGCTGGCCGAGGCCGGGCTGCCGGCCGATTCGGTGCTGCTGGCCGTGGACGAGCGCGGCGCGGAAATCACGCAGGACCTGGCCACCCACCCGGCGGTGCGGCTGATCGACTATACCGGCTCGGGCGCCTTCGGCGACTGGCTGCGCGGCCACGCGACGCAGGCGCAGCTGTTCACCGAAGAGGCCGGCGTGAACACCGTCACCATCGCCGCCACCGACGATTTCGCCGGCATGTGCGCCAACCTGGCCTTTTCGCTGGCGCTCTATTCCGGGCAGATGTGCACCGCGCCGCAGAACATCTATGTCCCCGAGGGCGGCATCGACACCGACCAGGGCCACAAGAGCTGCGATGAAGTCGGGCTGACGCTCGCCGCCGCCATCGACGCGTTGCTGGCCGATCCGGCCCGCGCCGCGGGCATCTGCGGCGCCATCGCCAACCCCGCGACGCTGGAGCGCGTGCAGCAGGCGCGCGGGCTTGGCCGGGTGCTGCGCGATTCGGCGCCGCTGGGGCAGGGGCGCACCGCCACGCCGCTGCTGCTGGCGCTGCGGGACGGCGATCCGGCCTGCGAGCGGGAATGCTTCGGCCCCATCGCCTTCGTCGTCGCGGTGAAGGATGCCGATACCGCCATTGCCCGCGCCGCCGATCTGGCCCGCCGCCAGGGGGCGATCACCGCCGCGCTCTACGACCGGGACGAGGCGCGCATCGCCCGCGCCGCGCGGGCCTTTGCCGCGGCCGGCGTCAACCTGTCGGTCAACCTGACCGGCAACATCTATGTCAACCAGTCGGCGGCCTTCAGCGATTTCCACGTGACCGGGGCCAACCCGGCGGGCAATGCCAGC
- the paaD gene encoding 1,2-phenylacetyl-CoA epoxidase subunit PaaD — protein MAAATHPSVEEVWGWLSEVPDPEIPVISLTDLGIIRGVEWQGDTLVVKVTPTYSGCPATSIINLDIETALRGRGIDKLRLERQMSPPWTTDWITPEGREKLRAYGIAPPIDGTAADGQIAGRIARMTGANLTIACPRCGSANTEKISQFGSTPCKASYRCKDCLEPFDYFKCI, from the coding sequence ATGGCCGCAGCGACCCATCCCAGCGTCGAGGAGGTCTGGGGCTGGCTTTCCGAGGTGCCCGACCCGGAGATCCCGGTGATCAGCCTGACCGACCTGGGCATCATCCGCGGCGTCGAATGGCAGGGCGATACGCTGGTCGTGAAGGTCACGCCGACCTATTCCGGCTGTCCCGCGACCAGCATCATCAACCTGGACATCGAGACCGCGCTGCGCGGCCGCGGCATCGACAAGCTGCGGCTGGAACGCCAGATGTCGCCGCCCTGGACCACCGACTGGATCACGCCGGAGGGGCGGGAAAAGCTGCGCGCCTATGGCATCGCGCCCCCCATCGACGGCACGGCGGCGGACGGGCAGATCGCCGGGCGCATCGCCCGGATGACCGGCGCGAACCTGACCATCGCCTGCCCGCGCTGCGGCTCGGCCAATACCGAAAAGATCAGCCAGTTCGGCTCGACCCCCTGCAAGGCGAGCTATCGCTGCAAGGACTGTCTGGAACCCTTCGACTATTTCAAATGCATCTGA
- the paaI gene encoding hydroxyphenylacetyl-CoA thioesterase PaaI — translation MKPVSQMTPQELAEASAKAMWNDDSASQRLGMSLDHIAPGEATLSMTITEAMSNGHGNCHGGYIFTLADSAFAFACNSYNQLVVAQHCSITYLVPCRIGDRLTAEAREVSRRGRSGIYDIRITNQDGAHVAEFRGHSRTVKGTHLPVES, via the coding sequence ATGAAGCCCGTTTCCCAGATGACCCCGCAGGAGCTGGCCGAAGCCTCGGCCAAGGCGATGTGGAACGACGATTCCGCCAGCCAGCGGCTGGGCATGAGCCTGGACCATATCGCCCCGGGCGAGGCGACGCTGTCGATGACCATCACCGAGGCGATGTCGAACGGCCACGGCAATTGCCACGGCGGCTATATCTTCACGCTGGCCGACAGCGCCTTCGCCTTCGCCTGCAACAGCTACAACCAGTTGGTGGTCGCGCAGCATTGCTCGATCACCTATCTGGTGCCCTGCCGCATCGGCGACCGGCTGACGGCGGAGGCGCGCGAGGTCTCGCGCCGGGGCCGCTCGGGCATCTACGACATCCGCATCACCAATCAGGACGGCGCGCATGTGGCCGAGTTCCGCGGCCATTCCCGCACCGTCAAGGGCACCCATCTGCCGGTCGAATCCTGA
- a CDS encoding Phenylacetic acid catabolic protein yields the protein MSDTMNIEDYLAQGGVLTAPGNAPARYRGELLRLMSSFVDSELAASAGFANAINFAPGIKERIAASRITLEKADHAERVLRVMAEFGTDAARYQTSHDWAARVERDADLGAARRPGDMRLSVFHYPVTGWTDAVVMNVLQGLATGVQMTELTRVSYGPLAEVFREIAPREARHAELGLEGLEQIAATEEGREEARAAVAYWRPRVAAGFGVAHSDRYDTLARFGLRHSPNEALLARWEALASEHLAALGL from the coding sequence ATGTCCGATACCATGAATATCGAGGACTATCTGGCGCAGGGCGGGGTGCTGACCGCGCCCGGCAACGCGCCCGCCCGCTATCGCGGCGAGCTTCTGCGGCTGATGTCGTCCTTTGTCGACAGCGAGCTTGCCGCCTCGGCCGGCTTCGCCAATGCGATCAACTTCGCCCCCGGCATCAAGGAGCGCATTGCCGCCAGCCGCATCACGCTGGAAAAAGCCGACCATGCCGAGCGCGTGCTGCGGGTGATGGCCGAGTTCGGCACCGATGCCGCGCGCTATCAGACCAGCCACGACTGGGCCGCGCGGGTCGAACGCGATGCCGATCTGGGCGCTGCGCGCCGGCCCGGCGACATGCGGCTGTCGGTGTTCCACTATCCCGTCACCGGCTGGACCGATGCGGTGGTGATGAACGTTCTGCAAGGGCTGGCGACCGGGGTGCAGATGACCGAACTGACCCGCGTTTCCTATGGCCCCTTGGCCGAGGTGTTCCGCGAGATCGCCCCGCGCGAGGCGCGCCATGCCGAGCTGGGTCTTGAGGGGCTGGAGCAGATCGCCGCGACCGAAGAGGGGCGCGAGGAAGCCCGCGCCGCCGTCGCCTATTGGCGGCCGCGGGTGGCGGCGGGTTTCGGCGTGGCCCATTCGGACCGCTACGACACGCTGGCGCGCTTCGGCCTGCGCCACAGCCCGAACGAGGCGCTGCTGGCCCGCTGGGAGGCGCTGGCCTCGGAACATCTGGCCGCGCTCGGCCTGTGA
- the paaG gene encoding 2-(1,2-epoxy-1,2-dihydrophenyl)acetyl-CoA isomerase PaaG: MTETVLAALADGVLTLTLNRPDKLNSFNEEMHLALRAGIQRAHDDAAVRAVLLTGAGRGFCAGQDLGDRDPRKGGPAPDLGQTLETFYNPTLRLIRALEKPVVCAVNGVAAGAGANIAFACDIVLAAKSAKFIQAFSKIGLVPDAGGTFSLTRILGELRAKALALTAEPLPAEQAAAWGLIWKAVPDEALMDEAGALAASLAAGPTLGLGLTKRLIQAAATNSLDQQLDMERDCQRQAGRSADYAEGVTAFLEKRKPEFRGQ; this comes from the coding sequence ATGACGGAAACCGTCCTGGCGGCCTTGGCCGATGGCGTGCTGACACTGACGCTCAATCGCCCCGACAAGCTGAATTCCTTCAACGAAGAGATGCATCTGGCGCTGCGGGCCGGGATCCAGCGCGCCCATGACGATGCCGCGGTGCGCGCGGTCCTGCTGACCGGCGCCGGGCGCGGCTTTTGCGCCGGGCAGGATCTGGGCGACCGCGACCCGCGCAAGGGCGGCCCCGCCCCCGATCTGGGCCAGACGCTCGAAACCTTCTACAACCCGACGCTGCGGCTGATCCGGGCGCTGGAAAAGCCGGTGGTCTGTGCGGTCAACGGCGTGGCGGCCGGGGCGGGGGCCAATATCGCCTTCGCCTGCGATATCGTGCTGGCGGCGAAATCGGCGAAGTTCATCCAGGCCTTCTCGAAGATCGGGCTGGTCCCCGATGCCGGCGGCACCTTCAGCCTGACCCGTATCCTGGGCGAGCTGCGCGCCAAGGCGCTGGCGCTGACGGCCGAACCGCTGCCGGCGGAACAGGCCGCCGCCTGGGGCCTGATCTGGAAGGCGGTCCCGGACGAGGCGCTGATGGACGAGGCCGGCGCGCTGGCCGCGTCCCTTGCCGCGGGTCCGACGCTGGGCCTGGGCCTGACCAAGCGGCTGATCCAGGCGGCCGCCACCAACAGCCTTGACCAGCAGCTGGACATGGAGCGCGACTGCCAGCGGCAGGCCGGCCGCAGCGCCGATTACGCCGAGGGCGTCACCGCCTTCCTGGAAAAGCGCAAGCCGGAGTTCCGGGGACAATGA
- a CDS encoding aminoglycoside adenylyltransferase domain-containing protein, with the protein MQTVPRQFEQIPAALATLRNILGDALLAAYLHGSTASGQHRPQSDIDLLAVVDRALSEGQRSDLLAALLRLSGRHPAAPGGPRCLEVMIFRRADLAEPASWGRAEFVYGEWLREAFESGSKAMPARDPEHILLLAQAREEAIPLFGPGADQLLPAFPPARLRQAMRDMLPALLAGLHGDERNVLLTLARMWHTASTGQFASKQAAALWAKRRIRGWEAATLDHARQAHLGEIADDWSSRSDAAQRLAAHLERQIAGELGVSEGS; encoded by the coding sequence ATGCAGACCGTGCCCAGGCAATTCGAGCAGATACCCGCCGCGCTGGCGACCTTGCGAAACATCCTCGGCGATGCGCTGCTTGCAGCCTATCTGCATGGATCGACGGCTTCGGGCCAGCACCGGCCGCAAAGCGACATCGATCTTCTGGCCGTCGTGGATCGCGCCCTGTCCGAAGGTCAGCGCAGCGACTTGCTGGCAGCCCTGCTGCGTCTTTCCGGCCGCCACCCCGCCGCGCCGGGCGGCCCGCGCTGCCTTGAGGTGATGATATTCCGCCGCGCCGACCTCGCCGAGCCTGCTTCTTGGGGCCGGGCGGAATTCGTCTATGGCGAGTGGTTGCGGGAGGCGTTCGAAAGCGGCAGCAAGGCGATGCCGGCGCGTGATCCCGAACATATCCTGCTTCTCGCACAGGCGCGCGAAGAGGCTATTCCCCTGTTCGGCCCGGGCGCGGACCAGCTTCTGCCCGCATTTCCCCCGGCCCGTCTCCGGCAGGCCATGCGCGACATGCTTCCGGCCCTGCTGGCCGGTTTGCACGGGGATGAGCGGAACGTCCTGCTGACGCTTGCCCGGATGTGGCATACGGCGAGCACCGGACAGTTCGCCTCCAAGCAGGCCGCCGCCCTTTGGGCAAAGCGGCGAATCCGGGGGTGGGAAGCTGCGACGCTGGACCATGCGCGGCAAGCCCATCTCGGCGAGATCGCCGATGACTGGAGCAGCAGGTCCGACGCGGCGCAGCGATTGGCCGCGCATCTGGAAAGGCAGATCGCCGGCGAACTGGGAGTTTCCGAGGGGTCCTGA
- the paaZ gene encoding phenylacetic acid degradation bifunctional protein PaaZ, whose amino-acid sequence MTTPRCLESYVCGGWTPGSQQGQTLLDAATGEPVAVIDSSGIDFAAALAHGREVAGPKLRAMSFHERAGMLKALGLALMAQKEEFYAESLHTGATRTDGWVDIEGGIGTMLTYASKGRRELPNTRVLTDGDVEVLSKDGSFVAQHILTPLHGVAVHINAFNFPIWGMLEKIAPTLLAGVPCLVKPASQTAYLTELMVRRIVETGILPEGALQLICGSVGDLLDHVTEQDAVTFTGSAWTGRKLKTHPAIVANSVRFTMEADSLNASILGPDAVAGTPEFELFVREVAREMTVKAGQKCTAIRRVIAPRAQVDALVAALDERLGKTALGLPGDEGVRMGPLASLDQREEVRERIRDLQAAAEIVAGDPDAVRVTSGDPAKGAFLNPVLMHAAKPFEAAAVHEVEAFGPVSTIMPYDDLDEAVALARLGKGSLVTSVFTDDPKVAEQAVLGAAPWHGRVLIGNRASAKSSTGHGSPLAPLVHGGPGRAGGGEEMGGIRGVKHYMQRTAVQGAPRLLSAVTGRWIEGADAQQGVHPFRKSLAELRIGDQLVTATRTITREDVEHFAHFTGDTFYAHMDEAAAKANPFFDDRVAHGYLIASFAAGLFVEPNPGPVLANYGVDNLRFLTPVYFGDTLQVRLTCKEINPRENAGHGEVRWDCQVTNQKGEVVAQYDVLTMVAKEWPLAQAAE is encoded by the coding sequence ATGACCACTCCGCGCTGTCTTGAAAGCTATGTCTGCGGGGGCTGGACCCCCGGCAGCCAGCAGGGCCAGACCCTGCTGGACGCCGCCACCGGCGAGCCGGTCGCCGTGATCGATTCAAGCGGCATCGACTTCGCCGCCGCGCTGGCCCATGGCCGCGAGGTGGCGGGGCCGAAGCTGCGCGCCATGTCCTTCCACGAGCGCGCCGGCATGCTCAAGGCCCTGGGCCTGGCGCTGATGGCGCAGAAAGAGGAGTTCTACGCCGAAAGCCTGCATACCGGCGCCACCCGCACCGACGGCTGGGTGGATATCGAGGGCGGCATCGGCACCATGCTGACCTATGCCTCGAAGGGCCGGCGCGAATTGCCGAATACCCGCGTGCTGACCGATGGCGATGTCGAGGTCCTGTCCAAGGACGGCAGCTTCGTCGCCCAGCATATCCTGACGCCGCTGCATGGCGTCGCGGTGCATATCAACGCCTTCAACTTCCCGATCTGGGGGATGCTGGAAAAGATCGCGCCGACGCTGCTGGCCGGGGTGCCCTGCCTGGTGAAACCCGCCAGCCAGACCGCCTATCTGACCGAGCTGATGGTGCGCCGCATCGTCGAGACCGGCATCCTGCCGGAGGGCGCGCTGCAGCTGATCTGCGGCTCGGTCGGGGATCTTCTGGACCATGTGACCGAACAGGACGCCGTGACCTTCACCGGCTCGGCCTGGACCGGGCGCAAGCTCAAGACCCATCCGGCGATCGTCGCCAATTCCGTGCGCTTCACCATGGAGGCGGACAGCCTGAACGCCTCGATCCTGGGTCCGGACGCGGTGGCGGGCACGCCGGAATTCGAGCTGTTCGTGCGCGAGGTCGCGCGCGAGATGACGGTCAAGGCCGGGCAGAAATGCACCGCCATCCGCCGCGTCATCGCGCCGCGCGCCCAGGTCGATGCGCTGGTCGCCGCGCTGGACGAGCGGCTGGGCAAGACCGCGCTTGGCCTGCCGGGCGACGAGGGGGTGCGCATGGGGCCGCTGGCCAGCCTCGACCAGCGCGAGGAGGTGCGCGAGCGCATCCGCGACCTGCAGGCGGCGGCCGAGATCGTGGCGGGCGACCCGGACGCGGTGCGCGTGACCTCGGGCGATCCTGCCAAGGGCGCCTTCCTCAATCCGGTGCTGATGCATGCGGCGAAGCCCTTCGAGGCGGCGGCGGTGCATGAGGTCGAGGCTTTCGGTCCCGTCTCGACGATCATGCCCTATGACGACCTGGACGAGGCGGTGGCGCTGGCGCGGCTGGGCAAGGGTTCGCTGGTCACATCGGTCTTTACCGACGATCCGAAGGTCGCCGAGCAGGCGGTGCTGGGCGCGGCCCCCTGGCACGGCCGGGTGCTGATCGGCAACCGCGCCTCGGCGAAAAGCTCGACCGGGCACGGCTCGCCCCTGGCGCCGCTGGTCCATGGCGGACCGGGGCGTGCGGGCGGCGGCGAGGAGATGGGCGGCATCCGCGGCGTCAAGCATTACATGCAGCGCACCGCCGTGCAGGGCGCGCCGCGGCTGCTCTCCGCCGTCACCGGCCGCTGGATCGAGGGCGCCGATGCGCAGCAGGGCGTGCATCCCTTCCGCAAGTCGCTGGCCGAGCTGCGCATCGGCGACCAGCTGGTCACGGCGACGCGCACCATCACCCGCGAGGATGTCGAGCATTTCGCGCATTTCACCGGCGACACCTTCTATGCCCATATGGACGAGGCGGCGGCCAAGGCGAACCCGTTCTTCGATGACCGCGTCGCGCATGGCTACCTGATCGCCAGTTTCGCGGCCGGCCTGTTCGTCGAGCCGAATCCGGGTCCGGTTCTGGCCAATTACGGCGTGGACAACCTGCGTTTCCTGACCCCGGTCTATTTCGGCGACACGCTGCAGGTGCGGCTGACCTGCAAGGAGATCAACCCGCGCGAGAATGCCGGCCATGGCGAAGTGCGCTGGGATTGCCAGGTCACCAACCAGAAGGGCGAGGTCGTGGCGCAATACGACGTGCTGACCATGGTGGCCAAGGAGTGGCCGCTGGCGCAGGCGGCGGAATAA